In Rhinolophus ferrumequinum isolate MPI-CBG mRhiFer1 chromosome 25, mRhiFer1_v1.p, whole genome shotgun sequence, the following proteins share a genomic window:
- the PIK3IP1 gene encoding phosphoinositide-3-kinase-interacting protein 1, giving the protein MKLVRMLLAWMQTFLLSNMLLAEVYGSGGCFWDNGHLYRADQPSPSPGLRCLNWLNAQSSLASTPESGAGNHSYCRNPDQDPRGPWCYVSGEAGAPEKRPCENTRCPETASQDPPTSTTETKEASEVPGGDEVQVFAPANTLPARSEVAAVQPVIGISQRVRVNAKEKKDLGTLGYVLGITMMVIIIAIGAGIILGYTYKRGKDLKEQHEHKVCEREMQRITLPLSAFTNPTCEIVDETTVVVHTNQTPVDLQEGSVPLMGQAGTPGA; this is encoded by the exons ATGAAGCTGGTGAGGATGCTGTTAGCCTGGATGCAAACATTCCTCCTCAGCAACATGCTCCTAGCAGAAGTCTATGGATCTGGAG GCTGCTTCTGGGACAACGGCCACCTGTACAGGGCAGACCAGCCCTCTCCCTCGCCGGGCCTCCGCTGCCTCAACTGGCTGAATGCGCAGAGCAGCCTGGCCTCTACCCCTGAGTCCG GCGCCGGCAACCACAGCTACTGCCGGAACCCAGACCAGGACCCGCGCGGGCCCTGGTGCTACGTCAGCGGCGAGGCGGGCGCTCCCGAGAAGCGACCTTGCGAGAACACGCGCTGCCCAG AGACCGCTTCCCAGGACCCACCAACCTCCACAACAGAAACCAAGGAGGCGTCTGAAGTGCCAGGTGGAGATGAGGTGCAGGTGTTCGCTCCTGCCAACACCCTGCCTGCCCGGAGCGAGGTGGCAGCTGTTCAGCCAGTGATTGGAATCAGCCAGCGGGTGCGGGTGAATGCTAAGGAGAAAAAGGATCTGGGAACCCTAG GTTATGTGCTGGGCATTACCATGATGGTGATTATCATTGCCATTGGAGCTGGCATCATCTTGGGCTACACCTATAAGAG GGGGAAGGACCTGAAAGAGCAGCATGAGCACAAAGTGTGTGAGAGGGAGATGCAGCGAATCACCCTGCCCTTGTCTGCCTTCACTAACCCCACCTGTGAGATCGTGGATGAGACGACTGTCGTGGTCCACACCAATCAGACTCCAGTCGACCTTCAGGAGGGCAGCGTCCCCCTTATGGGCCAGGCAGGCACTCCTGGGGCCTGA